The sequence below is a genomic window from Oreochromis niloticus isolate F11D_XX linkage group LG3, O_niloticus_UMD_NMBU, whole genome shotgun sequence.
TATGGATGCTCCTACTGCCTTCATGAAGGAAAGGTAGTTGAAAAAGGCAGAGGATTCACTCGTGTATATCCTTTTCAGAAGGACATTCAACTCCACAATCAGGAACAAACTAATGAATTTGTAGAAGCTGCGCTACAGTCTGGTAAAGCTGTTATGGGTGTTAAAGGGCCAAGTATGTTGTGTAGACTTCCCAGTTTTGATATTATCGAAGGGTCTGTCCCAGACTATATGCATTCAGTACTTCTGGGTGTTGCAAGAAGTGTAACAGGGCTGTGGTTAAACAGTGAAAACCATGAAAAGCACTGGTATATAGGTAGGTCTACAAAACTGTTAGATGAAATGCTTTTAAAGATTAAACCGCCATGTAATGTACCTCGTGTGCCAAGGTCTGTCACATTGAGGAAATTTTGGAAAGCCCATGAGTGGTATATGTGGCTCTTTTATTATAGCTTACCTGTACTAAAAGGTGTATTGCCAGAACCACTACTGAATCACTGGTCTAAACTAGTCAAGGGAGTATCCCTTCTGTTGGGCGAAAATATAACCAGAGAGCAGATTACTGAGTTTGAGGCACTTCTAACAGATTTTGTGAAAGACATGGAGGTATTCTATGGGGAAGCTAATCTGTCTTATAATGTCCATCTTTGCCTCCATTTACCAAGAAGTGTAGTTAACTGGGGGCCTTTGTGGGCTCATTCCGCCTTTGTGTTTGAGTCTTACAATGCTAAACTACTAGACATGATCAAAAGCACTCAAGGGGTTGCGCTACAGATTGTAAAAATGTTCTGGCTACAGAAGGCCTTACCATTTTATGGCCAGACTTTACTGAAAGATGCCTCAAATGAATGCAAGGAGATATTTGAATCTCTAACAAGACCTAAACTGTTAAAACATGTAACTCACACACATGGTATCACTGCACTTAATCTTCCTAAAGTGCGATTAATTAGGAGGGATGACTATATGGCACTGAGTCGTTTTGGGGTACAAAGGAGCAGAGTACAGTACTTTCAACGAATCATTACAAATGGCGAGGTGTTTCACTCAGAAGATTACAGTCGTGTACTCAAACGTAATTCATTCACTGTTATGTTGAATGATGATGATCAAAATTTCTTTAACATTAAACGATTTGtattatgtcaaaatgaaagtgGAGAGACGTGTTATGCCATTGGAAGATTCTATGAACGAGCAAAGCATAGTCTCTGTGCCTCAAATCCAAGTTATTTTGAACCAGTATCAAAACGTCTTGGGCATCTGACAGGTATTCTTGCTGCAGAGATCAAATGCAAATGTCTGATCATTcacactgaaaaactaaaagTTGATTACATTTTTAGAAGCATTAATCAGTGTGAATTCCTTAAATAAGGTTAAACATgagaaaacatgatttttttcagTGCCATGTGGTATTTTTCTGAAGTGATTTTGAAccagttcattaaaaaaaaacatacataattaaacattaaatggTAAAACGTCAGATATACATTACATTAAGTCATTAAGTGCTATATATTGCATCATTAAAGGAACACTCCCTCAGAGTTAATGCGTTGAGTCTGACCATTTTGGAATCCATACAGTTGATTTGTATGGTGATAACACTTTTAACATAGCTTAGCATACATCATTGAATCCGAAGGGACCGTGAGCATTGCATTGAAAAATGACCAAAGACTTAATGGTcaaactcagtttttttttatttcggGGGGAGATCGAGAATGAGCTTATTTCCAAAAAAAGTGGACTGTTTCTTTAAGTACTATATTGTATATAATGTCAAAAACTAAAGTGTACATAgcagttgttgtgttttgtgtactGTATCACTGATAAATAATTTCAAAGTCAAGTGAATGCTAATATTGTGTGAAATACtgtaagcaaatgaataaataacctAATTCTTGCTAGACCTTtgactctgttttgtttgaatccaactgtttttgtagatgtgattaaatgcagatgttgttacttttattattgttattattattgcactaaatacattttaaataagggATACTTTGATATACATTCTACTGTAAGGttggaaatgtattttcttgaacgcaaatatattttgaaatgtgttttggttagaaagaaatatattttcaatttcaaaaatatattttttggagcatcacaaatacaaaatatatttaccatatattttaaatatattttggccgggaaaaatgtatttttttaccgTATGATGATGTTCCAGCGTCATGCTGCAGTTGTTGCTCCTCCTCCACATGCTTACCTGCCACAGTTTAACTCCGCCTCTCAGACAGTCATGTCACCTGATCTTCATGTTTTGGTGTACGATGACGTCATCTTGACGTTGACGAGGAGGAAAACTAGTTTTGTCCTGCAGATGGCGATCTTGCACCGTGTTCAGAGAGCcgacactttgatgatgctgCTCTACTCAGCTTACTTTTAGCCTGGGTTGGACTCTATATGAGCAGCTTCCACTCTGGTTTTCATTGTTAAATACACTTGTTTGATTTCATGTGTAAAAgttggaaaataaatattaaattatttgTTGGTACATTTTTTTGAGGGTCAAATATTTTGCTTCATTTGATGAATGAAGTGTTAACATGGAGAAATGAATCAGGTTAAAATAGTGGTCCTTTAAATCAGTGCAGATGtataatgtaatttaaatgtTGATAATGGTTGTAGTGGGCTTGTAGTGTAAATGTGGTctgattaaatgtgacattaatggtGACGCTGCATAAACCTGATAAAACAGTTCTATTAGTGGGTCTGTGTGATCAGCATCAGTGGGTTAAGCTGAGGCCTTGACTAGTAGAACGTCATGTTGGtgtatgacaacacatgagccAACATCAGACTCCGAGCGCTACGATGCTAAAGATCAGAAGATCCAGTGTGACATCATCGTTACCTGGCAACAGCAGCCCTCATCTGACTTTATTGGAGGATATTTACACCAGCAACACTGTTTAGTTTGATATGACGGATTAACAACATGCTGTGATATCCAGTTCATCTGTAATAGATACTGGATCTAATCAGTCAGCAGATGTTTGATCACCTTATTTATAACTGtactagaaacaaacacaactgtgttgGTGATTGATGCAAACTTGCATATCAGCCTTTTAAGGTTTTGTAGTATTGAGAACAAAGAGGTTGTGTTAGGGCTGAAAAGCCCGActtgttctcctctgcaggtcatcaaatgcaccacagaagtttgtatttgcacagcctgtatatgtttgatggctttattattctctgttcaaagacaataaatgtggaaaatgtgtcatgtagtatcagcttcatttaaaaatgactgcaaacatttagagaacatgtgctgctgtttgtcctacATTTCAACACTGAACTAACCCTGAAAACGTGATGGCAGGTGGCAGATTGGAGTCCACATGAAATATCGGCTGTATGAAGACTGAAAATATAGATGATAAAAATATGCAGCCAAACATTTGTGGACATGGATAAACTCTCTGAtccaaaaagcaggaagtgacacagctagaaaatgaaagtgtgtaacagctgaagtcaaatgtaatgcagagttgaatctgcacttggatccatgtgtgaaaggTCCACATGTAGGGATCACATGAGTCCTGATGTTTGTCAGTCCAGCTTGATAACTCCATCTACTGTGGGCTACATATACTGGGCTGGTAGCTCCATAGTGTTGCAAAGAAACTATTAAATGTGCATATTTTAAAATCAGAGGCTCTTCTAACACAGGAGCCATGTTGAGTTTAGATCACAGCGACCACCAGCAGTCTGAAATGGAATGAAGCCCATTGACAGCCAGCAGGTCTGAACAGGAATGGAACGCACCCATGGATAAtacaccactttatttgaaatctacaaaggattcatgaagtttcatccaacaataacatgtttgccttccacagtgtgctgttagacaccactgtacctctgccatttcaaaaagagcagcttgggaacattttggctccaaacactttgtgtttaagttcctaatctttgttttctttgtgaacaacatctggagctttttgactcatagaaacatcattttgttctttagatgacagcagattgggactgaataatcaatcactgtcaaaccaataaagatgctgattttacaggaactttgttggagaagctgtaaagacatgaaactggtggagatcccaaaccagttggtagtgctgattattccaaataaagctgttttccatttgagatgaaatgactttctgtcctgatatataataaagatgttagttgtttttgagcccctgtattaaaagtcgatccagtttaaagtcagcttgagtttgatgtctttatgtcaaagctgctcatgatgttgagctgctgatggaataaaaacagtgacaaatctgcctcaatataaaagcatgtagtccAGACTTACATGTAGCCTGTTGttagctgaggtccacacacagtgtttacagtgtaaactgtgtgaaagggctgctggtggagctcactaggatgagcaggtgaccatgtgccacgaggtggagagcagc
It includes:
- the LOC109195254 gene encoding uncharacterized protein LOC109195254, coding for MSEPPESISYKRYLTDPEEEIPSRTKRRWAQKERIKVAEEELQNVIKECEKEIPDTLPEDRTLPMTNDEECTAGPVQIEVPVDSGQTKEQNQLLLLALKLKHSLTNDCLEDIMKILNLVGGSDSACRTKYSFYKAFDDTKDIMKICYVCEQCSNIMSAELDQVHCVQCNITYDKASRFTNNFFRYLSLEDQIKNLLRMPGITDELIGRQTETSTSLSDICDGFLYQKALSGSETALQTLSLTFSCDGVPVFKKSPCSIWPLLCTINELPLKTRQDNVLLCGLWFGDEKPHMRSFLKPFIDECVDLQDSGFTWENDKGVSVNTKVIPLILMSDSVARPLIQNFKQFNGEYGCSYCLHEGKVVEKGRGFTRVYPFQKDIQLHNQEQTNEFVEAALQSGKAVMGVKGPSMLCRLPSFDIIEGSVPDYMHSVLLGVARSVTGLWLNSENHEKHWYIGRSTKLLDEMLLKIKPPCNVPRVPRSVTLRKFWKAHEWYMWLFYYSLPVLKGVLPEPLLNHWSKLVKGVSLLLGENITREQITEFEALLTDFVKDMEVFYGEANLSYNVHLCLHLPRSVVNWGPLWAHSAFVFESYNAKLLDMIKSTQGVALQIVKMFWLQKALPFYGQTLLKDASNECKEIFESLTRPKLLKHVTHTHGITALNLPKVRLIRRDDYMALSRFGVQRSRVQYFQRIITNGEVFHSEDYSRVLKRNSFTVMLNDDDQNFFNIKRFVLCQNESGETCYAIGRFYERAKHSLCASNPSYFEPVSKRLGHLTGILAAEIKCKCLIIHTEKLKVDYIFRSINQCEFLK